A single Populus nigra chromosome 13, ddPopNigr1.1, whole genome shotgun sequence DNA region contains:
- the LOC133671444 gene encoding cuscuta receptor 1-like, translating into MVVKKILWVWILVTLLTLVGEWYGRCYGCLEEERIGLLEIKALIEPNHLSLGDWVDSSNCCEWSRIECDNTTRRVIRLSLWAASDWRLGDWVLNASLFLPFKELHSLDLSANGLVGCSENEGFEVLSSKLRKLEVLDLSLNRFNNDKGFLSCFNGLSALKSLDLSDIEVTGSGLKVLSSRLKNLENLDLRDNQYNDSIFSFLSGFSYLKHLDLSFNHLTGSTGINRTFFNSSTLEELYLDGSSLPLNFLQNIGALPALKVLSVGQCDLNGTLPAQGLCNSSSLEEVFLDGSSNIPASFLRNIGPLSTLKVLSLSGVDFNSTLPAQGWCELKNLEQLYLSRNNLKGVLPPCLGNLSFLQILDLSRNQLEGNIALSHLSHLTQLEDLKVSNNYFQVPISFGSFMNLSNLKVIACDNNELIAAPSFQPSAPKFQLLYFSASNCTSKPLKAGFPNFLRSQHDLVFVDLSHNKFVGEPFPSWLFENNRLLNRLHLRDTSFIGGPLQLPQHPTPNLQTVDMSGNNIHGQVARNICSIFPRLKNFVMANNSLTGCIPPCFGNMSSLGYLDLSNNHMSCELLGHNLPTVGSSLWFLKLSNNNFKGRLPLSVFNMTNLSYLFLDGNKFAGQVSGTFSLASSFSWFDISNNLLSGMLPRGIGNSSRNSFAQAIDLSRNHFKGTIPIEYFNSDSLEYLDLSENNLSGSLPLGFHASDLRYVHLYRNQLSGPLPYAFCNLSSLVIFDLGDNNLTGPIPNWIDSLSELSIFVLKSNQFNGKLPQQLCLLRKLSILDLSENKFSGLLPSCLSNLNFTASDEKTSVEPVMMSRDAEKREEIFASIGFYLQEQTVWPEIDVKIAVELTAKKNFYTYEGDILRYMSAVDLSCNRFTGEIPTEWGNLSGIFALNLSQNNLTGLIPSSFSNLKYIESLDLSHNNLNGRIPAQLVELNFLAVFNVSYNNLSGRTPEMKYQFATFDESSYKGNPLLFGPPLQNSCDKTESPSARLPNDSNGDDGLIDMDSFYASFGVFYIIVVLTIAALLCINPHWRRRWFYFIEECIDTCYCFLAINFRKFRFRR; encoded by the exons ATGGTGGTGAAAAAGATATTGTGGGTTTGGATTTTGGTCACATTATTGACTTTGGTTGGCGAGTGGTATGGTCGTTGCTATGGGTGTTTGGAGGAAGAGAGAATTGGTCTCTTGGAGATCAAAGCTTTGATCGAGCCAAATCACCTTTCCTTGGGAGATTGGGTGGACAGTAGTAATTGTTGTGAGTGGTCTAGGATCGAGTGTGATAACACTACAAGGCGAGTGATCCGACTCTCTCTTTGGGCTGCAAGTGATTGGCGCTTGGGCGATTGGGTTCTCAACGCATCTTTGTTTCTGCCTTTTAAGGAATTGCATAGTCTTGATTTGAGTGCTAATGGATTAGTTGGTTGCTCTGAGAATGAGG GCTTTGAAGTCCTATCATCAAAACTGAGGAAACTGGAAGTACTTGACCTAAGTCTGAACCGATTTAATAATGATAAAGGATTTTTATCATGCTTCAATGGGCTTTCCGCTCTCAAGTCTTTGGACCTATCAGACATTGAGGTGACAGGATCAG GTCTCAAAGTCTTGTCATCAAGGTTGAAAAATCTGGAGAACCTTGACCTGCGTGACAATCAATACAACGACagcattttttcatttttaagtgGATTTTCATATCTCAAGCATTTAGATCTGTCATTCAATCACCTGACAGGATCTACTGGTATCAATA gAACTTTCTTCAATTCGAGCACCCTTGAAGAATTGTATCTAGATGGTAGTTCTCTCCCATTAAACTTTCTCCAGAACATCGGAGCATTGCCTGCTCTTAAAGTATTGTCTGTTGGCCAATGTGACCTCAATGGCACCTTGCCCGCTCAAG GGTTGTGTAATTCGTCTAGCCTTGAAGAAGTGTTCCTCGATGGTTCTTCTAATATCCCAGCAAGCTTTCTTAGGAACATTGGACCCTTGTCTACTCTTAAAGTCCTATCCTTGAGCGGAGTTGACTTCAATAGCACCCTACCTGCTCAAG GCTGGTGTGAACTGAAGAATCTTGAACAGCTATATCTCTCACGAAACAATCTAAAGGGCGTGCTCCCTCCTTGTTTGGGAAATCTATCATTTCTACAAATCTTGGATTTATCTCGCAATCAATTGGAGGGAAATATTGCCCTTAGTCACCTTTCCCATCTTACGCAGCTTGAAGACCTCAAAGTTTCAAATAACTACTTTCAAGTTCCAATATCATTTGGTTCATTTATGAACCTCTCCAACCTCAAGGTCATTGCATGCGATAACAATGAGCTAATAGCTGCACCCAGTTTTCAGCCTTCAGCTCCCAAGTTCCAGCTTCTTTACTTTAGCGCTTCAAACTGTACTTCAAAACCACTCAAAGCTGGATTTCCAAACTTCCTGCGTAGCCAACATGATTTGGTGTTTGTTGATCTATCCCACAACAAATTCGTTGGAGAACCTTTCCCATCTTGGCTGTTTGAGAATAATAGATTGTTAAATCGACTACATTTGAGAGACACCTCATTTATAGGTGGTCCTTTGCAGCTGCCACAACATCCAACACCCAACCTTCAGACAGTAGATATGTCTGGCAACAACATACATGGTCAAGTTGCAAGAAACATATGTTCGATTTTTCCACGTTTGAAGAACTTCGTGATGGCTAACAACAGCCTCACAGGTTGTATTCCTCCTTGTTTTGGGAATATGAGCTCTCTCGGATACTTGGATCTTTCCAACAATCACATGTCTTGTGAACTGCTTGGGCATAATTTGCCAACAGTAGGCTCCTCGTTGTGGTTTTTGAAGCTGTCCAATAACAATTTCAAAGGGCGATTACCACTCTCTGTGTTCAACATGACTAACCTATCGTACCTCTTTCTCGATGGAAACAAATTTGCAGGACAAGTATCTGGTACCTTTTCTCTTGCATCATCATTTTCGTGGTTTGATATCAGTAACAATCTTTTGTCAGGCATGCTTCCAAGGGGAATTGGGAACTCTTCACGAAACAGCTTTGCTCAGGCAATTGATTTGTCCAGAAATCATTTTAAAGGTACCATTCCAATAGAATATTTCAACTCCGATTCTCTTGAATATTTAGATCTTTCTGAAAACAATCTGTCTGGGTCTTTGCCGTTGGGCTTCCATGCATCAGATTTACGCTATGTCCACCTTTACAGAAATCAATTGAGCGGTCCACTGCCATATGCTTTTTGTAATCTCTCTTCGTTGGTTATATTTGATCTCGGCGATAACAACTTAACTGGGCCCATTCCAAATTGGATTGATAGCCTTTCGGAATTGAGCATTTTTGTTCTCAAATCTAATCAATTCAATGGGAAACTTCCTCAACAGTTATGCTTGTTAAGGAAATTAAGCATATTGGATCtttcagaaaataaattttctggTCTGTTACCCTCATGTTTGAGCAATTTAAATTTTACGGCATCAGATGAAAAAACTTCGGTTGAACCTGTTATGATGTCACGAGATGCTGAAAAACGGGAAGAAATATTTGCATCCATAGGTTTTTATCTTCAAGAACAAACTGTGTGGCCAGAGATTGATGTAAAAATAGCTGTGGAGCTTACAGCAAAGAAAAATTTCTACACTTACGAGGGCGATATCCTTCGTTACATGTCTGCTGTGGATCTGTCTTGTAACAGATTCACTGGAGAAATCCCGACAGAATGGGGAAACTTAAGTGGCATATTCGCTCTAAATCTGTCACAAAATAATCTCACGGGATTGATCCCTTCATCTTTCTCCAATCTGAAGTATATAGAGAGCTTGGATCTTTCTCACAACAACTTGAATGGGAGAATTCCTGCACAACTCGTTGAACTGAACTTTCTAGCAGTTTTCAACGTGTCGTACAATAATTTGTCAGGAAGAACACCGGAGATGAAATATCAATTTGCTACCTTTGATGAGAGCAGTTATAAAGGGAATCCTCTTCTTTTTGGACCTCCATTGCAAAACAGTTGCGATAAAACAGAATCACCATCAGCGAGATTGCCTAACGATTCCAACGGAGATGATGGATTAATAGACATGGACAGTTTCTATGCCAGCTTTGGTGTGTTTTACATAATTGTGGTGTTGACAATTGCAGCATTACTGTGCATAAATCCGCATTGGCGACGCAGGTGGTTTTACTTCATTGAAGAATGCATTGACACTTGCTACTGCTTTTTGGCTATAAACTTTCGCAAGTTCAGATTCAGAAGGTGA